From Streptomyces sp. NBC_00237, a single genomic window includes:
- a CDS encoding SCO1860 family LAETG-anchored protein, producing MNSSLFRMPAFGPVAGAVTLLALTAGPAQATDHPSEKGTAQASVLKAGLEVSLLNKTLHVPVTTSLNEVRAPGSAARTALTVTVDGVNQGQPVSMLRAEVAKAAADVQAERAEARAELARAKVHVPGLPLLSLIEVEKVTSRSSCVAGARPEAEANALGRVTVLGKRVTLTAGGPTRVRVPAVGEVSLTLSKTHTTTREAAAAALELKVSVNPLKLNVAEVEGVVTLASTACTVPNVQTLKSPPSEAPLPQTVTADPVNLAETGGSSTTPYLVGGGLLLLAAGGVAVARGRRG from the coding sequence TTGAACAGCTCTCTCTTCCGCATGCCCGCGTTCGGTCCCGTCGCCGGGGCGGTGACGCTGCTGGCCCTGACGGCGGGCCCCGCGCAGGCCACCGACCACCCCTCGGAGAAGGGGACCGCCCAAGCCTCCGTGCTGAAGGCGGGCCTGGAGGTCTCGCTCCTCAACAAGACGCTGCACGTGCCGGTGACGACGTCCCTGAATGAGGTACGGGCCCCGGGGAGCGCGGCGCGGACGGCGCTGACGGTCACCGTCGACGGGGTGAACCAGGGGCAGCCGGTGTCGATGCTGCGGGCGGAGGTGGCGAAGGCGGCGGCGGACGTACAGGCGGAACGGGCGGAGGCGCGGGCGGAGTTGGCGCGCGCGAAGGTGCACGTCCCGGGCCTGCCCCTGCTCTCCCTCATCGAGGTCGAGAAGGTCACCTCGCGCTCCTCGTGCGTGGCGGGCGCGCGCCCGGAGGCGGAGGCGAACGCGCTGGGGCGGGTGACCGTACTGGGCAAGCGGGTGACGCTGACGGCGGGCGGCCCGACCCGGGTGCGGGTCCCGGCGGTGGGCGAGGTGTCCCTGACCCTCTCGAAGACGCACACGACGACCCGGGAGGCGGCTGCGGCGGCGCTGGAGCTGAAGGTGTCGGTGAACCCGCTGAAGCTGAACGTGGCGGAGGTGGAGGGCGTGGTGACGCTGGCGTCGACGGCCTGCACGGTGCCGAACGTGCAGACGCTGAAGTCGCCGCCGTCCGAGGCCCCGCTGCCGCAGACGGTGACGGCGGACCCGGTCAACCTGGCGGAGACCGGCGGCAGTTCGACGACGCCGTACCTGGTGGGCGGGGGCCTCCTGCTCCTGGCGGCGGGCGGGGTGGCCGTGGCACGGGGCCGGAGGGGCTAG
- a CDS encoding GNAT family N-acetyltransferase, with product MRISLREVRDSDLPVFFQQTNDAAAAAMAAFTAEDPADREHFAAHWRRNLSDPRVVALTVVGHAEDGEEVVVGNAAVFGPPEEREITYWIGREYWGRGLATQALRALLERVPDRPLYGRAAADNSGSIRVMEKCGFVLSHREKGYANARGARIEEAVFTLSS from the coding sequence CTGCGGATCTCCCTGCGCGAGGTCCGCGACAGCGACCTCCCCGTCTTCTTCCAGCAGACCAACGACGCCGCCGCCGCCGCGATGGCCGCCTTCACCGCCGAGGACCCCGCCGACCGGGAGCACTTCGCTGCGCACTGGCGGCGCAACCTCAGCGATCCGCGGGTGGTGGCGCTGACCGTGGTGGGCCACGCGGAGGACGGCGAGGAAGTGGTCGTCGGGAACGCGGCCGTGTTCGGACCGCCCGAGGAGCGGGAGATCACGTACTGGATCGGGCGGGAGTACTGGGGCCGGGGGCTGGCCACCCAGGCACTGCGAGCCCTCCTGGAACGGGTGCCCGACCGGCCGCTGTACGGGCGGGCCGCGGCCGACAACAGCGGGTCGATCCGGGTCATGGAGAAGTGCGGCTTCGTGCTCTCGCACCGGGAGAAGGGGTACGCGAACGCGCGCGGCGCGCGGATCGAGGAAGCCGTCTTCACCCTCTCCTCCTGA
- a CDS encoding S28 family serine protease, translating into MRTKVLPALFCAGLIATTSVLAGSAASAAPSGASAAQEAAAQDATLREKLEEIPGLRIVSEAQKEGRPFFTLMLRQPIDHDKPWRGSFEQQFTLWHKAETAPVVHYTGGYTLSSGTREITTLLGANQISVEHRFFGKSVPAGTTDWSKLTIQQQAADEHNIVQAMKRIYPAKWLGTGASKGGMTQTYHERFYPDDLDAVVAYVAPNDADNRDDRVYDDFFKTVGTAECRTALDAVQREMLVRRKALLPMFEATSKEQGLTFQQLGTTDRAYEFSVLDQVWNFWQSGTYTDCPTVPDAKKATDKELYDWSLGHGLSIYSDADAGPAGTGPYYRQAAAQLGWADLKFKHLRDVRNYPDIYQPNSLLPADMRTRYSGWDAKDVDRWVNRKGRQMMFVYGQNDPWSAERYRPSKRDSHLYVAPNTNHGALISKLVPEQRAEAEATVKRWAGVK; encoded by the coding sequence GTGCGTACGAAGGTACTTCCCGCCCTGTTCTGTGCCGGACTCATAGCAACCACCAGCGTGCTCGCAGGGAGTGCAGCCAGCGCCGCGCCCAGCGGCGCGTCCGCCGCCCAGGAGGCCGCCGCCCAGGACGCCACCCTCCGCGAGAAGCTGGAGGAGATCCCCGGCCTGCGGATCGTCTCGGAGGCCCAGAAGGAGGGCCGCCCCTTCTTCACGCTCATGCTGAGACAGCCCATCGACCACGACAAGCCGTGGCGCGGCAGCTTCGAGCAGCAGTTCACCCTGTGGCACAAGGCCGAGACGGCCCCCGTGGTCCACTACACCGGCGGCTACACCCTCTCCTCCGGCACCCGCGAGATCACCACCCTCCTCGGGGCGAACCAGATCAGCGTCGAGCACCGCTTCTTCGGCAAGTCCGTCCCGGCGGGCACGACCGACTGGAGCAAGCTCACCATCCAGCAGCAGGCCGCCGACGAGCACAACATCGTGCAGGCCATGAAGCGCATCTACCCGGCGAAGTGGCTGGGCACGGGCGCCAGCAAGGGCGGCATGACGCAGACCTACCACGAGCGCTTCTACCCGGACGACCTCGACGCCGTCGTCGCGTACGTCGCCCCCAACGATGCCGACAACCGCGACGACCGGGTCTACGACGACTTCTTCAAGACCGTAGGCACGGCCGAGTGCCGCACCGCGCTGGACGCCGTGCAGCGCGAGATGCTGGTCCGCCGGAAGGCGCTCCTGCCGATGTTCGAGGCCACCTCCAAGGAGCAGGGCCTCACCTTCCAGCAGCTCGGCACCACCGACCGCGCCTACGAGTTCTCCGTCCTGGACCAGGTCTGGAACTTCTGGCAGTCCGGCACGTACACCGACTGCCCGACCGTCCCGGACGCCAAGAAGGCCACCGACAAGGAGCTGTACGACTGGTCGCTCGGCCACGGCCTGTCGATCTACTCCGACGCCGACGCGGGCCCCGCCGGAACCGGCCCGTACTACCGCCAGGCAGCCGCCCAACTGGGCTGGGCCGACCTGAAGTTCAAGCACCTGCGCGACGTCCGCAACTACCCGGACATCTACCAGCCCAACTCCCTGCTCCCCGCCGACATGCGCACCCGCTACAGCGGCTGGGACGCCAAGGACGTCGACCGCTGGGTGAACAGGAAGGGCCGTCAGATGATGTTCGTGTACGGCCAGAACGACCCGTGGAGCGCGGAGCGCTACCGCCCCTCGAAGCGCGACTCGCACCTGTACGTCGCCCCGAACACCAACCACGGCGCGCTCATCTCCAAGCTGGTCCCGGAGCAGCGCGCTGAGGCGGAGGCGACGGTCAAGCGCTGGGCGGGCGTGAAGTAG
- a CDS encoding N-acyl homoserine lactonase family protein — protein MNDTFAIRRLDLGHFVRPASETGTGRPRTEAVLAYLVRRPQGLLLFDTGIGRGCAETDAHYRPQRRELTDALTDAGVSPGDLSAVVNCHLHFDHIGGNPALAGLPVFVQAQELALARAGDHTIDALVDPPGPPLAYEVLDGEAEVWPGVLIVPTPGHTPGHQSLVVSGPDGATVLAGQAYDVASEYSHAELEARTGTAPAERPWLDRLAELSPQRVLFAHDRAVWTP, from the coding sequence ATGAACGACACTTTCGCGATACGCCGCCTCGACCTGGGGCACTTCGTGCGCCCCGCGAGCGAGACCGGCACCGGCCGTCCCCGCACCGAAGCCGTCCTCGCCTACCTGGTGCGGCGGCCCCAGGGACTGCTGCTCTTCGACACCGGAATCGGCCGGGGCTGCGCGGAGACCGACGCCCACTACCGCCCGCAACGGCGGGAGTTGACCGACGCCCTGACGGACGCGGGAGTGTCCCCCGGCGACCTGTCCGCGGTCGTCAACTGTCATCTCCACTTCGACCACATCGGCGGCAACCCCGCGCTCGCCGGTCTCCCCGTCTTCGTGCAGGCGCAGGAACTGGCCCTGGCCCGGGCGGGCGACCACACGATCGACGCACTGGTGGACCCGCCAGGACCACCCCTCGCGTACGAGGTGCTGGACGGCGAGGCGGAGGTGTGGCCCGGGGTGCTGATCGTCCCCACGCCTGGCCACACCCCGGGCCACCAGTCGCTGGTGGTCTCGGGTCCCGACGGTGCGACCGTGCTGGCGGGCCAGGCGTACGACGTCGCCTCCGAGTACAGCCACGCGGAACTGGAGGCCCGCACCGGGACGGCCCCGGCGGAACGGCCGTGGCTGGACCGGCTGGCGGAACTCTCCCCGCAGCGGGTGCTGTTCGCCCACGACCGGGCGGTGTGGACCCCGTAA
- a CDS encoding NAD(P)-dependent oxidoreductase: MPAASRTLLLTGAAGGIGTLMRGLLPAYGYALRLFDATPIEGEPTAVTADLGDKHALREAVEGVDAIVHLAGISLEAPFEKILRSNIEGTYNLYEAAREEGVRRIVHASSSHAIGFAPLPRPGGAPLPVETPHRPDTFYGLSKAFGEDLAQLYWDRDGLETVSVRIGECAMEPSTVRTLALWLSPGDAARLFDAALTAPRVGHTVVFGSSDNTRLGWDLSSARALGYVPQDDSEQYAQKLLAEHGEPTPGDPEHDFLGGVFCTDPPQWPY; encoded by the coding sequence ATGCCCGCTGCTTCCCGCACACTCCTGCTCACCGGCGCGGCCGGAGGCATCGGCACCCTGATGCGCGGGCTGCTCCCCGCGTACGGCTACGCGCTGCGGCTCTTCGACGCGACGCCCATCGAGGGCGAGCCGACGGCGGTGACCGCCGACCTCGGCGACAAGCACGCCCTGCGCGAGGCCGTCGAGGGCGTGGACGCGATCGTGCACCTGGCGGGCATCTCCCTGGAGGCCCCCTTCGAGAAGATCCTCCGCTCGAACATCGAGGGGACCTACAACCTCTACGAGGCGGCCCGCGAGGAGGGCGTGCGGCGGATCGTGCACGCCTCCAGCAGCCACGCGATCGGCTTCGCCCCGCTCCCGCGCCCCGGCGGCGCTCCGCTGCCCGTCGAGACCCCGCACCGCCCGGACACCTTCTACGGTCTCTCCAAGGCGTTCGGCGAGGACCTGGCGCAGCTGTACTGGGACCGGGACGGCCTGGAGACGGTGTCGGTGCGCATCGGCGAGTGCGCCATGGAGCCGTCGACGGTGCGGACGCTGGCACTGTGGCTGAGCCCCGGTGACGCCGCGCGCCTCTTCGACGCGGCGCTGACCGCTCCGCGCGTGGGGCACACGGTGGTGTTCGGGTCGTCGGACAACACCCGTCTCGGCTGGGACCTGTCGTCGGCGCGGGCGCTGGGTTACGTACCGCAGGACGACTCGGAGCAGTACGCGCAGAAGCTCCTCGCCGAGCACGGAGAGCCGACTCCCGGCGACCCCGAACACGACTTCCTGGGAGGGGTGTTCTGCACCGATCCGCCGCAGTGGCCGTACTGA
- a CDS encoding aminotransferase class V-fold PLP-dependent enzyme, whose protein sequence is MTSPSRSSVSPAGVELAAGEFAPDGTYLNTSSAGLLPRRTVEAVTTLAERCALGVRPDASTYESVERARAAYGRLVGVAAERVAVGASASAQVSVVAASLAPGAEVLLPEGEFSSLVQPFVVRPDLKVRCVPLDELAAEVRPETALVAWSVVQSSDGRLADDGAVRAAAAAHGARTLADLSQAAGWLTVDAGAYDYTVSVGYKYLLCPRGTSFLTVSQEAQEVTLPVQAGWSAAEDIWNSTYGPIAELARSARRYDTSVPFLCYEAAVESLALVESVGVGVLGAHNVALADRLRAGLLERGHLPVPAPGSAVVAVPGLGERAQGLGKAGVKVSARAGNLRVSFHLYNRVGDVQRVLAVLGQGAR, encoded by the coding sequence ATGACCTCTCCTTCCCGTTCCAGTGTTTCCCCCGCCGGCGTGGAGCTCGCGGCCGGTGAGTTCGCGCCCGACGGCACGTACCTGAACACCTCCTCGGCCGGGCTCCTGCCGCGCCGCACCGTCGAGGCCGTCACGACGCTCGCCGAGCGGTGCGCCCTCGGCGTCCGGCCCGACGCGAGCACGTACGAGTCCGTCGAGCGGGCCCGGGCCGCGTACGGACGCCTGGTCGGCGTCGCGGCGGAGCGGGTCGCCGTCGGCGCTTCGGCGTCGGCGCAGGTGTCGGTGGTGGCGGCCTCGCTGGCTCCGGGGGCGGAAGTGCTGCTGCCGGAGGGGGAGTTCTCGTCGCTGGTGCAGCCGTTCGTGGTGCGTCCCGATCTGAAGGTGCGCTGCGTTCCGCTCGACGAACTCGCCGCCGAGGTGCGGCCGGAGACCGCACTGGTGGCGTGGTCGGTCGTGCAGTCCTCGGACGGCCGCCTCGCCGACGACGGGGCGGTACGGGCGGCCGCCGCCGCGCACGGTGCGCGCACGCTGGCCGACCTGTCGCAGGCGGCGGGGTGGCTGACGGTCGACGCTGGGGCGTACGACTACACGGTGTCGGTGGGGTACAAGTACTTGCTGTGCCCGCGCGGGACGTCCTTCCTGACGGTGTCGCAGGAGGCCCAGGAGGTCACGCTGCCGGTCCAGGCGGGGTGGTCGGCGGCCGAGGACATCTGGAACAGCACGTACGGGCCGATCGCCGAACTGGCACGGTCGGCCCGGCGGTACGACACGTCGGTTCCCTTCCTCTGCTACGAGGCCGCGGTGGAGTCGCTCGCCCTCGTCGAGTCGGTGGGCGTCGGGGTGCTGGGTGCGCACAACGTGGCGCTGGCGGACCGGTTGCGGGCGGGGCTCCTTGAGCGCGGGCACCTTCCGGTGCCCGCGCCGGGGTCGGCGGTGGTGGCCGTGCCGGGGCTGGGAGAGCGGGCACAGGGCCTGGGGAAGGCCGGGGTGAAGGTGTCCGCGCGGGCGGGGAACCTGAGGGTGTCCTTCCACCTGTACAACCGGGTGGGGGACGTGCAGCGGGTACTCGCGGTGCTCGGGCAGGGGGCCCGCTAG
- a CDS encoding response regulator transcription factor codes for MNTPSAAQAPDGRAPVRVVLADDERMVRTALRVILDAEPDLEVVGEAATGAEAVSVVRSVRPDVVLMDVRMPEIDGIRATEQILATLPDPPRIVVVTTFENDSYVYDALRAGAAGFLLKRAAAEDLVQAVRLVARSDSLLFPAAVRSLAAEHGRREAAPPAWAARLTERESAVLRLMAKGLTNAEIAASLGFGAATAKTHVAAVLAKTGARDRTQAVIVAYETGFIQPG; via the coding sequence ATGAACACCCCGTCCGCCGCGCAGGCTCCCGACGGGCGGGCTCCCGTCCGCGTCGTCCTCGCCGACGACGAGCGCATGGTCCGCACCGCCCTGCGCGTCATCCTGGACGCCGAACCCGACCTGGAGGTCGTCGGCGAGGCCGCGACCGGCGCGGAAGCCGTGTCCGTGGTGCGCTCCGTGCGCCCCGACGTCGTCCTCATGGACGTACGGATGCCCGAGATCGACGGCATCCGCGCCACCGAGCAGATCCTCGCCACGCTCCCCGACCCGCCCCGCATCGTCGTCGTCACGACCTTCGAGAACGACTCCTACGTGTACGACGCGCTGCGCGCGGGCGCGGCCGGGTTCCTGCTGAAGCGGGCGGCGGCCGAGGACCTGGTGCAGGCGGTGCGCCTGGTGGCCAGGAGCGACAGCCTGCTCTTCCCGGCGGCGGTGCGCTCGCTGGCCGCCGAGCACGGCCGCAGGGAAGCGGCCCCGCCCGCGTGGGCGGCCAGGCTCACCGAGCGGGAGTCGGCGGTCCTGCGGCTGATGGCGAAGGGCCTGACGAACGCGGAGATCGCCGCGTCGCTGGGCTTCGGGGCGGCGACCGCCAAGACCCATGTGGCGGCGGTCCTCGCGAAGACCGGGGCGAGAGACCGGACGCAGGCGGTGATCGTGGCGTACGAGACGGGCTTCATCCAGCCGGGCTGA
- a CDS encoding penicillin-binding protein 2 translates to MNKTIRRAAVFCLLLVLALLVRVTWVQAYQGKALADDKHNRRNVIAQYANPLGNIIVAGSPVTGSAKTSGGDLAYKRTYTDGPLYAPVTGYTSQVYGSTQLEGIYGKVLDGTDDRLKNPSDLLQGKATRPGNVVTTIDPAVQKAAYEALGKKKGAVVAIDPKTGRILGMVSTPSYDPSTITGSHDGDAWKKLTAGDDEDKAMTNRAMRQPLPPGSTFKLVVASAALEDGLYGSVDTATDSPDPYTLPGTRTVLHNENRSAPCENATLRTALKYSCNNVFAKLAVDLGQDKVKATAEKFGFNTDKLDVPVRAYPSVYPKGMDKAQTALTGIGQFDVTATPLQMAMVSAALSNGGELPAPHMVSEVTSAGGDVLEKHEDGADAKRVVSERTAEQLRSAMVTVVEDGTGTNARIAGAEVGGKTGTAQHGVKNSKTPYAWFTSYAKDKRTGKEVAVAVLIEDSGAARSEVSGNGLAAPVAQKTMKAALGG, encoded by the coding sequence ATGAACAAGACGATCAGGCGCGCCGCCGTGTTCTGTCTGCTCCTCGTCCTCGCGCTGCTGGTGCGGGTGACGTGGGTGCAGGCGTACCAGGGAAAGGCGCTCGCAGACGACAAGCACAACCGGCGGAACGTGATCGCGCAGTACGCGAACCCGCTCGGGAACATCATCGTGGCCGGTTCGCCGGTCACCGGATCGGCGAAGACGTCGGGAGGCGACCTCGCGTACAAGCGCACCTACACCGACGGGCCGCTCTACGCGCCCGTCACCGGCTACACCTCGCAGGTGTACGGATCGACGCAGCTGGAGGGCATCTACGGCAAGGTCCTCGACGGCACGGACGACCGTCTGAAGAACCCCTCCGACCTGCTCCAGGGCAAGGCCACCCGCCCCGGGAACGTCGTCACGACCATCGATCCGGCGGTCCAGAAGGCCGCGTACGAGGCGCTCGGCAAGAAGAAGGGCGCCGTCGTCGCCATCGACCCGAAGACCGGCCGCATCCTCGGCATGGTCTCCACCCCGTCCTACGACCCCTCGACGATCACCGGTTCGCACGACGGCGACGCGTGGAAGAAGCTGACGGCCGGGGACGACGAGGACAAGGCGATGACGAACCGGGCGATGCGCCAGCCGCTGCCGCCCGGCTCCACGTTCAAGCTGGTCGTCGCGTCGGCCGCCCTGGAGGACGGCCTGTACGGCTCGGTGGACACGGCCACGGACAGCCCCGACCCGTACACCCTCCCCGGCACGCGCACGGTCCTGCACAACGAGAACCGGTCCGCGCCGTGCGAGAACGCCACCCTGCGCACCGCCCTCAAGTACTCCTGCAACAACGTCTTCGCGAAGCTCGCCGTGGACCTGGGGCAGGACAAGGTGAAGGCGACGGCGGAGAAGTTCGGCTTCAACACCGACAAGCTGGACGTGCCGGTACGGGCGTACCCGAGCGTGTACCCGAAGGGCATGGACAAGGCGCAGACCGCCCTGACCGGCATCGGCCAGTTCGACGTGACGGCCACCCCGCTCCAGATGGCGATGGTCTCGGCCGCCCTGTCCAACGGCGGCGAGCTGCCCGCCCCGCACATGGTGTCGGAGGTGACGAGCGCGGGCGGTGACGTCTTGGAGAAGCACGAGGACGGCGCGGACGCCAAGCGGGTCGTCTCGGAGCGCACCGCCGAGCAGCTGCGCAGCGCGATGGTGACGGTCGTCGAGGACGGCACGGGCACGAACGCCCGCATCGCGGGGGCTGAGGTCGGCGGCAAGACCGGCACCGCCCAGCACGGCGTGAAGAACAGCAAGACGCCGTACGCCTGGTTCACCTCGTACGCGAAGGACAAGCGGACCGGCAAGGAGGTCGCGGTGGCGGTCCTGATCGAGGACTCGGGCGCGGCCCGCTCCGAGGTCAGCGGAAACGGTCTGGCCGCGCCGGTCGCACAGAAGACGATGAAGGCCGCGCTGGGCGGCTGA
- a CDS encoding TIGR03086 family metal-binding protein — MTTTATAAPTCVVFDLEPAARRLDRLLDGVTDADLEAATPCEEFTVRDLLAHLVDLTAAFRDAARKRPGSEPGLPRTPAPPVLPGSWRWLLPQQLAALVDAWHQRDSWAGETAVGGTVVPAGVAAQIALDELVLHGWDLARATGQTFACDRSSLQVVYALLAPEADNPARAPMFGPVVDVPDGSSFLDRVVGLGGRDPRWSSRAAERHTR, encoded by the coding sequence ATGACGACCACCGCGACCGCCGCCCCCACCTGCGTCGTGTTCGACCTCGAACCTGCGGCCCGCCGTCTGGACCGCCTCCTCGACGGCGTGACCGACGCGGATCTGGAAGCGGCCACCCCGTGCGAAGAGTTCACCGTACGAGACCTCCTCGCCCATCTCGTCGACCTGACGGCGGCGTTCCGCGACGCCGCACGCAAGCGACCCGGGTCCGAGCCTGGGCTGCCCCGGACGCCCGCGCCCCCGGTGCTTCCCGGGAGCTGGCGGTGGCTGCTGCCCCAGCAGCTGGCCGCACTCGTGGACGCCTGGCACCAGCGGGACTCCTGGGCCGGTGAGACCGCCGTCGGCGGCACCGTCGTGCCCGCCGGGGTCGCCGCACAGATCGCCCTGGACGAACTGGTCCTGCACGGCTGGGACCTGGCGCGGGCGACCGGGCAGACCTTCGCCTGCGACCGGTCGAGCCTCCAGGTGGTGTACGCGCTGCTCGCCCCCGAGGCGGACAACCCGGCACGCGCCCCGATGTTCGGCCCCGTCGTCGACGTACCGGACGGATCCTCCTTCCTGGACCGGGTGGTGGGGCTGGGCGGCCGGGACCCCCGGTGGTCGTCGCGGGCGGCGGAGAGGCACACCCGGTGA
- a CDS encoding sensor histidine kinase, with translation MSQRRLWARLFGWAARIGWLHLVVGGALLMPFHLLATVAVGPLTGGDGLFRSMSGQLWAFAAALPLVAVFGLLAPARPLSVATIRSLGLLPGRPGRGDGFPEGPARTRAARVRTSGWFTLHLALGGVISGASLALTPFVGLLIALPFVPALRNADWGLTEVAGKPWLVALMPLAGVLAFLLLAAASAGASALLARCAPVLLGPTPADRLAAAERRAADLAVRNRLARELHDSVGHALSAVTLQAGAARKVLDSGRVSDVEFVREALAAIEDTTRRTVGELDAVLGVLRRAEDAPEGQSDLMGPTLGSLEGLLARSGVPVTRTGDGDDALAKVADAVSREAYRIVQEGLSNALRHGGGQPVALAVRLNHDAVRGEELEIEMANPLPERPAPVRPGGGRGLRGMAERTVLLGGRTEAGPHEDEGVWRITARLPLADDTARGTR, from the coding sequence ATGAGCCAACGGCGCCTGTGGGCACGGCTGTTCGGGTGGGCCGCGCGCATCGGCTGGCTCCATCTGGTGGTGGGCGGTGCGCTGTTGATGCCGTTCCACCTGCTGGCGACCGTGGCCGTGGGCCCGTTGACGGGGGGCGACGGCCTCTTCCGCTCGATGTCGGGGCAGCTCTGGGCGTTCGCTGCGGCGCTGCCGCTGGTCGCCGTGTTCGGCCTGCTGGCCCCGGCCCGGCCGCTGTCGGTGGCGACGATCCGTTCGCTGGGGCTGCTGCCGGGCCGTCCTGGCCGGGGCGACGGCTTCCCGGAGGGTCCGGCCAGGACCCGGGCCGCGCGGGTGCGGACCTCGGGGTGGTTCACGCTGCACCTCGCGCTCGGCGGCGTCATCAGCGGGGCTTCGCTGGCGCTGACGCCGTTCGTGGGCCTGCTGATCGCCCTGCCCTTCGTACCCGCCCTGCGGAACGCCGACTGGGGCCTGACGGAGGTCGCCGGGAAGCCCTGGCTCGTGGCGCTCATGCCGCTCGCGGGAGTCCTGGCGTTCCTGCTGCTGGCCGCGGCGAGCGCGGGGGCCTCGGCGCTGCTGGCCCGGTGCGCCCCCGTCCTGCTCGGGCCGACCCCCGCCGACCGTCTCGCGGCGGCCGAGCGCAGGGCCGCCGACCTCGCCGTGCGCAACCGGCTGGCCCGCGAACTGCACGACTCGGTGGGGCACGCACTGAGCGCGGTGACCCTCCAGGCGGGGGCGGCCCGCAAGGTCCTGGACAGCGGGCGCGTCTCGGACGTGGAGTTCGTCCGGGAGGCGCTGGCCGCGATCGAGGACACCACGCGGCGCACGGTCGGCGAACTCGACGCCGTACTCGGGGTGTTGAGACGGGCCGAGGACGCCCCCGAGGGGCAGTCGGACCTCATGGGGCCCACCCTCGGCTCGCTGGAAGGACTGCTCGCCCGCAGCGGCGTCCCGGTGACCCGCACCGGAGACGGGGACGACGCGCTGGCGAAGGTGGCGGACGCGGTGTCCCGGGAGGCGTACCGGATCGTTCAGGAGGGCCTGAGCAACGCGCTGCGGCACGGCGGCGGGCAGCCCGTGGCGCTGGCCGTGCGGCTGAACCATGACGCCGTACGCGGCGAGGAGCTGGAGATCGAGATGGCGAACCCCCTGCCGGAGCGCCCCGCCCCGGTCCGCCCCGGCGGCGGCCGGGGCCTGCGCGGCATGGCCGAGCGGACCGTGCTGCTGGGCGGGCGCACCGAGGCGGGGCCGCACGAGGACGAGGGTGTCTGGCGGATCACCGCCCGGCTGCCGCTCGCCGACGACACCGCAAGAGGCACCCGATGA
- a CDS encoding DsbA family oxidoreductase, with translation MRVEIWSDIACPWCYVGKARFEKGLEAFAHRDDVEVVHRSFELDPNRAKGDVVPVVDLLAKKYGRTHEQVRAMEETVASNAHAEGLGYVTEGRDSGSTFDIHRVLHLAKERGLQSELLDLAYRANFAETESVFDDEVLVGLAVRAGLEEAEVRAVLADPAAYADAVRDDEREAAELGANGVPFFVFDRRYGVSGGQPSEVFTQALEQAWRGRSPLVQVTGATGAAEGETCDVDGNCS, from the coding sequence CTGCGCGTAGAGATCTGGTCGGACATCGCCTGCCCTTGGTGTTATGTCGGAAAGGCCCGTTTCGAGAAGGGTCTCGAAGCCTTCGCGCACCGGGACGACGTCGAGGTCGTCCACCGCTCCTTCGAGCTCGACCCGAACCGGGCCAAGGGCGACGTCGTCCCCGTCGTCGACCTGCTGGCGAAGAAGTACGGCCGCACCCACGAGCAGGTGCGCGCCATGGAGGAGACCGTCGCCTCCAACGCGCACGCCGAGGGTCTCGGCTACGTCACCGAGGGCCGCGACAGCGGCTCCACCTTCGACATCCACCGCGTCCTGCACCTCGCCAAGGAGCGCGGCCTCCAGAGCGAGCTGCTCGACCTCGCCTACCGTGCGAACTTCGCCGAGACCGAGTCCGTCTTCGACGACGAGGTCCTCGTGGGCCTCGCGGTACGGGCGGGCCTGGAGGAGGCCGAGGTGCGCGCGGTGCTGGCCGACCCGGCCGCGTACGCCGACGCCGTGCGCGACGACGAACGCGAGGCGGCCGAACTGGGGGCGAACGGCGTGCCGTTCTTCGTCTTCGACCGCCGCTACGGGGTGTCCGGCGGGCAGCCCTCCGAGGTCTTCACGCAGGCGCTGGAGCAGGCGTGGCGGGGGCGCTCCCCGCTGGTCCAGGTGACGGGGGCGACGGGGGCTGCCGAGGGGGAGACGTGTGACGTGGACGGCAACTGCTCCTGA